From the Gymnogyps californianus isolate 813 chromosome 2, ASM1813914v2, whole genome shotgun sequence genome, one window contains:
- the DCLK3 gene encoding serine/threonine-protein kinase DCLK3, with protein sequence MPAAAPPPLHPAAGSCCPYGHCAGHRGLFDHSLHNASSKVKERKLQGTCPPVGRGNYGKPCLNESSHRSPFFNPRNGFHTIHSEHSPVKPRIITVVKPSGRTLRRITLLLNRRSVQTFEQLMADISEALGFPRWKNDRVRKLYNLRGREIRSLSDFFGEGDAFIAMGREPLTLKNLEVVLQELYPENPYAASAAIQQNEEQSQKLTSRLYDKASKVDSGFDETEITKNCSEGMSPKLVAGHEGKSQAKTKQEEKMRTKKKWTRESWGGEQGVKPSRKTRESERYLNHERSPEEGLEESSEEVVRCEKCERERQARQKLQRERQASFENRNLNTGACQRYHVERNAKIRNCRKSSETCLEGEEVGWKDNGCRRTWKPLRRNVNEGLEKQKRSIEKERDVEKHENHGKEVVKIKKNAVEGLQLTHEVKEENGSSCIMNQSGWLKKDSPRDAEKPSKTHKEGREGQRAKEEGARREGNITRRESDVTRREKTGERRVNKEENKAQGLENTSRRHAIKNRTDVEKHYEIGRTIGDGNFAVVKECRHCDSNQIYAMKIVDKSKLKGKEDMMESEILIIRSLSHPNIVSLIEVYETEAEIYLILEYVPGGDLFDAIIESVKFTEHDAAVMITDLCEALVYIHSKNIVHRDLKPENLLVQHNADKSTTLKLADFGLAKQVTKPIFTVCGTPTYVAPEILAEKGYGLEVDMWAAGVILYILLCGFPPFRSQERDQEELFQIIQLGHYEFLSPYWDNISAAAKDLITRLLIVDPQKRYTARQVLQHPWIRTAGKTNSRNLQREVTINIERHFRAQRRKEVVDEDT encoded by the exons ATgccggccgccgcgccgcccccgctCCACCCCGCGGCGGGCTCCTGCTGCCCCTACGGCCACTGCGCGG GACACCGAGGCTTGTTTGACCATTCGTTACACAATGCAAGCTCAAAAGTGAAAGAGAGGAAACTACAAGGGACTTGTCCTCCTGTTGGTCGTGGAAACTATGGAAAACCATGTTTGAATGAAAGCAGTCATAGGTCCCCATTTTTTAATCCCCGTAATGGTTTTCACACGATACATTCAGAGCACAGTCCTGTGAAGCCAAGGATTATTACAGTGGTGAAACCCAGTGGACGGACACTCAGAAGGATAACCTTGCTTCTGAACAGGAGATCGGTCCAGACCTTTGAACAGCTGATGGCTGACATTTCAGAAGCTCTGGGATTTCCACGCTGGAAGAATGACCGTGTGAGAAAGCTTTACAATCTGAGAGGCAGAGAAATCCGAAGTCTTTCTGACTTCTTTGGGGAAGGTGATGCATTCATAGCTATGGGGAGGGAGCCCCTAACTTTGAAGAACCTGGAAGTGGTATTACAAGAACTTTATCCTGAAAATCCTTATGCTGCCAGTGCTGCCATTCAGCAGAACGAGGAGCAGTCCCAAAAACTGACAAGCAGGCTGTATGACAAAGCTTCGAAAGTGGACAGTGGCTTTGATGAGACAGAAATTACCAAGAACTGCAGTGAAGGCATGTCTCCCAAACTGGTAGCTGGACATGAAGGAAAAAGTCAAGCCAAgacaaagcaagaggaaaaaatgagaaccAAAAAAAAGTGGACCAGAGAGAGCTGGGGTGGTGAGCAAGGAGTGAAGCCTTCTAGAAAAACCCGAGAAAGCGAGAGGTACCTTAACCACGAGAGGAGTCCTGAGGAGGGATTAGAAGAGAGTTCAGAGGAGGTGGTGAGGTGTGAGAAGTGTGAACGGGAAAGGCAGGCCAGACAAAAGTTACAAAGGGAAAGGCAGGCCTCATTTGAGAACAGAAACCTGAACACAGGCGCATGTCAGAGGTACCAtgtagaaagaaatgcaaaaatcagGAATTGCCGAAAATCTTCAGAAACTTGTCTGGAAGGTGAGGAAGTTGGTTGGAAAGATAATGGCTGTAGGAGGACGTGGAAGCCCTTACGTAGGAATGTTAATGAAGGGCTGGAGAAGCAAAAAAGGAGCATTGAGAAGGAAAGGGATGTGGAGAAACATGAAAACCATGGGAAGGAAGTAGTAAAAATCAAGAAGAATGCTGTAGAAGGGCTGCAGCTAACTCATGAAGTGAAGGAGGAGAATGGAAGTAGCTGCATAATGAACCAAAGTGGTTGGCTAAAGAAAGACAGTCCAAGGGATGCTGAGAAACCATCTAAAACACATAAGGAGGGCAGAGAGGGCCAAAGGGCTAAAGAGGAGGGTGCCAGAAGAGAGGGGAATATCACGCGTAGAGAGAGTGATGTGACGCGACGAGAAAAAACAGGGGAGCGCAGAgtgaataaagaagaaaacaaggctCAGGGATTGGAAAACACAAGCCGGAGGCAtgccattaaaaacagaactgatGTGGAAAAACACTATGAGATTGGCAGAACTATTGGGGATGGGAACTTTGCAGTGGTGAAGGAATGTCGCCACTGTGACTCCAATCAGATCTATGCCATGAAAATTGTTGATAAATCCAagctgaaggggaaagaagacATGATGGAAAGTGAAATTCTGATCATTAGGAGTCTCTCTCATCCCAATATAGTAAGCTTAATTGAAGTGTATGAGACAGAAGCTGAGATCTACCTAATCCTAGAGTATGTCCCAGGAGGGGACTTATTTGATGCAATCATAGAAAGTGTGAAGTTCACGGAGCATGATGCTGCTGTCATGATCACTGACCTGTGTGAAGCACTGGTTTATATTCACAGCAAGAACATTGTCCACAGGGACCTCAAACCAGAGAATCTTTTG GTTCAGCATAATGCAGATAAATCTACTACACTGAAACTAGCAGATTTTGGCCTTGCAAAGCAGGTTACAAAACCCATATTTACTGTGTGTGGAACACCAACGTATGTTGCCCCTGAAATACTTGCTGAGAAGG gCTATGGGCTTGAAGTAGATATGTGGGCAGCTGGTGTGATCCTTTACATTCTGCTCTGCGGTTTTCCCCCTTTTCGCAGTCAGGAACGTGATCAAGAAGAGCTGTTTCAGATCATACAGCTGGGTCACTACGAGTTCCTTTCCCCATACTGGGACAATATTTCTGCAG CAGCAAAAGACCTCATAACCAGGCTGTTGATAGTGGATCCCCAGAAGCGCTACACAGCACGACAAGTACTTCAGCATCCTTGGATCAGAACAGCTGGAAAAACTAACAGCAGAAATTTGCAGAGGGAAGTGACAATAAATATTGAGCGTCATTTCCGGGCCCAGCGCCGAAAGGAAGTTGTAGATGAGGACACATGA